The proteins below are encoded in one region of Apium graveolens cultivar Ventura chromosome 4, ASM990537v1, whole genome shotgun sequence:
- the LOC141717954 gene encoding protein DETOXIFICATION 16-like encodes MDQLLIKKTASSNNDEKDVVIRNQAEIGEEVKKQVWLAGPLICVSLLQSCLQLISVMFVGHLGELALSGASMATSFATVTGFSLLMGMSCALDTFCGQSYGAKQYHMVGIHMQRAMFVLSLVSIPLAGIWANTGIILKALGQDPSISKEAGLYAHYMIPSLFAYGLLHCHVRFLQTQNIVFPMMVSSGITTLLHVFVCWTLVFKSGLGSRGAALANSISYWINVVLLALYVKFSSSCARTWTGFSVEALRNIPIFIRLAVPSAVMVCLEMWSFEMIVLLSGLLPNPQLETSVLSISLNTTANFWMIPFGLSASVSTRVANELGAGHPQAARLAVYVVFSLALTEGILVGMVILMIRNVWGYAYSNEVEVVKYVAVMMPILAISNFFDGLMTVLSGVVRGCGRQKIGAYINLGSYYIVGIPCAVLFAFVLHTGGKGLWVGIICGLILQGFLFFVVVARIKWNEEAMKAKVRVCDSIIPIDLIS; translated from the exons ATGGACCAACTCCTTATAAAAAAAACTGCTAGTAGTAATAATGATGAAAAAGATGTAGTAATTAGAAATCAAGCTGAAATAGGAGAGGAAGTGAAGAAGCAGGTGTGGCTAGCAGGACCACTGATATGTGTAAGCTTGTTGCAGTCATGTTTACAGTTGATATCAGTTATGTTTGTTGGTCATCTTGGAGAGTTAGCTCTTTCTGGTGCTTCTATGGCCACCTCCTTTGCTACTGTCACCGGTTTCAGTTTATTG ATGGGAATGTCATGTGCACTAGACACATTTTGTGGCCAGTCCTATGGAGCAAAACAGTACCATATGGTCGGGATACATATGCAAAGAGCCATGTTTGTTCTTTCGCTTGTAAGTATTCCCCTTGCAGGTATTTGGGCAAACACTGGTATCATTCTGAAAGCCTTAGGTCAAGATCCATCGATATCAAAAGAAGCTGGGCTATATGCTCACTACATGATCCCTAGCCTTTTCGCATATGGCCTTCTTCATTGTCATGTTAGATtcttacaaacccaaaatattgTCTTCCCCATGATGGTAAGCTCCGGAATCACAACCCTGCTACATGTTTTCGTTTGTTGGACTCTGGTGTTCAAATCTGGGCTGGGCAGTAGAGGGGCTGCTTTGGCTAATTCCATCTCTTATTGGATAAATGTGGTGCTTTTGGCACTTTATGTGAAGTTCTCTTCTTCATGTGCAAGAACATGGACTGGGTTTTCAGTAGAAGCCCTTCGAAATATCCCTATTTTTATTAGACTTGCAGTTCCTTCAGCTGTTATGGTCTG CTTGGAAATGTGGTCATTTGAAATGATAGTACTACTCTCTGGTCTTCTTCCTAATCCACAGCTAGAGACTTCAGTACTCTCGATCAG TCTCAATACTACTGCAAACTTTTGGATGATACCGTTTGGGCTCAGCGCCTCCGTGAG TACAAGGGTTGCGAATGAGTTGGGCGCAGGTCATCCACAAGCTGCGCGTCTGGCAGTTTATGTGGTCTTCTCCCTGGCTCTTACAGAGGGCATTTTGGTAGGAATGGTTATTCTGATGATTCGTAACGTGTGGGGATATGCTTACAGCAATGAAGTAGAAGTAGTCAAATATGTAGCAGTCATGATGCCAATTCTTGCAATATCAAACTTCTTTGATGGCCTTATGACTGTGCTTTCAG GTGTGGTTAGAGGATGTGGTCGGCAAAAAATTGGTGCATACATAAATCTTGGATCATACTACATAGTGGGTATCCCCTGCGCTGTTTTGTTTGCTTTTGTTTTGCATACCGGAGGAAAG GGCCTCTGGGTGGGGATCATTTGTGGACTCATTCTTCAAGGGTTCTTGTTTTTTGTTGTAGTTGCAAGAATTAAGTGGAATGAAGAA GCAATGAAGGCCAAAGTTAGAGTTTGTGATTCCATTATTCCTATTGACTTAATCTCATGA